The following proteins come from a genomic window of Micromonospora echinofusca:
- a CDS encoding fumarate reductase/succinate dehydrogenase flavoprotein subunit — protein MDLYIEGDPIADTKAPDGPIETRWERRRFEAKLVNPANRRKMTVIVVGTGLAGGSAAATLGEQGYRVKTYCYQDSPRRAHSIAAQGGINAAKNYRNDGDSVHRLFYDTVKGGDFRSRESNVHRLAEVSVNIIDQCVAQGVPFAREYGGLLDTRSFGGAQVQRTFYARGQTGQQLLLGAYQALERQIGLGNVEMNTRHEMLELIVVDGKARGIVVRDMVTGEIATEFADAVVLASGGYGNVFYLSTNAKGCNVTATWRAHRKGAYFANPCYTQIHPTCIPVSGDHQSKLTLMSESLRNDGRVWVPKAKGDTRSPRDIPEDERDYYLERIYPSFGNLVPRDIASRAAKNVCDEGRGVGQTGLGVYLDFGDAIDRLGRKAIEAKYGNLFEMYERITGEDPYEVPMRIYPAVHYTMGGLWVDYDLQSSIPGLFVIGEANFSDHGANRLGASALMQGLADGYFVLPNTIAHYLASGPMEKVDATHPAAVQARADVEDRIQRLLAVDGDRTVDSFHRELGQIMWEHCGMERSEAGLRKAIDEIRALREQFWQRVRVPGSGEGLNQSLEKAGRVADFFELAELMCIDALHREESCGGHFRAEHQTPDGEAERDDDRFAYVAAWEFTATGEPSVLHKEDLNFEYVHPTQRSYK, from the coding sequence ATGGATCTCTACATCGAGGGCGACCCGATCGCCGACACCAAGGCTCCCGACGGCCCGATCGAGACCCGGTGGGAACGCCGCCGCTTCGAGGCCAAGCTGGTCAACCCGGCCAACCGCCGCAAGATGACCGTGATCGTGGTCGGCACCGGTCTGGCCGGCGGCTCGGCCGCCGCCACGCTGGGCGAGCAGGGCTACCGGGTCAAGACCTACTGCTACCAGGACAGCCCGCGCCGGGCGCACTCCATCGCCGCGCAGGGCGGCATCAACGCCGCCAAGAACTACCGCAACGACGGCGACTCGGTGCACCGCCTCTTCTACGACACCGTCAAGGGCGGCGACTTCCGCTCCCGCGAGTCGAACGTGCACCGGCTCGCCGAGGTCTCGGTCAACATCATCGACCAGTGCGTCGCGCAGGGCGTCCCGTTCGCCCGCGAGTACGGCGGCCTGCTGGACACCCGCTCCTTCGGCGGCGCGCAGGTGCAGCGCACCTTCTACGCCCGGGGCCAGACGGGCCAGCAGCTGCTGCTCGGCGCGTACCAGGCGCTGGAGCGGCAGATCGGCCTCGGCAACGTGGAGATGAACACCCGGCACGAGATGCTGGAGCTGATCGTCGTCGACGGCAAGGCCCGCGGCATCGTGGTCCGGGACATGGTCACCGGCGAGATCGCCACCGAGTTCGCGGACGCGGTCGTCCTCGCCTCCGGCGGCTACGGCAACGTCTTCTACCTCTCCACCAACGCCAAGGGCTGCAACGTCACCGCCACCTGGCGGGCCCACCGCAAGGGCGCGTACTTCGCCAACCCCTGCTACACGCAGATCCACCCGACCTGCATCCCGGTCTCCGGCGACCACCAGTCGAAGCTGACCCTGATGAGCGAGTCGCTGCGCAACGACGGCCGGGTCTGGGTACCCAAGGCCAAGGGCGACACCCGCAGCCCGAGGGACATCCCCGAGGACGAGCGGGACTACTACCTGGAGCGGATCTACCCCTCCTTCGGCAACCTGGTCCCCCGCGACATCGCCTCCCGCGCCGCGAAGAACGTCTGCGACGAGGGGCGCGGCGTCGGCCAGACGGGGCTCGGCGTCTACCTGGACTTCGGCGACGCGATCGACCGGCTCGGCCGCAAGGCCATCGAGGCCAAGTACGGCAACCTCTTCGAGATGTACGAGCGGATCACCGGCGAGGACCCGTACGAGGTGCCGATGCGCATCTACCCCGCCGTGCACTACACGATGGGCGGTCTCTGGGTCGACTACGACCTCCAGTCGTCCATCCCGGGCCTCTTCGTGATCGGCGAGGCGAACTTCTCCGACCACGGCGCGAACCGTCTCGGCGCCTCGGCGCTGATGCAGGGCCTGGCCGACGGCTACTTCGTGCTGCCGAACACCATCGCGCACTACCTGGCGTCCGGCCCGATGGAGAAGGTCGACGCCACGCACCCGGCGGCCGTGCAGGCCCGCGCCGACGTCGAGGACCGGATCCAGCGGCTGCTGGCCGTCGACGGCGACCGGACCGTCGACTCGTTCCACCGCGAGCTGGGCCAGATCATGTGGGAGCACTGCGGCATGGAACGCAGTGAGGCCGGGCTGCGCAAGGCGATCGACGAGATCCGCGCCCTGCGCGAGCAGTTCTGGCAGCGGGTCCGGGTGCCGGGCAGCGGCGAGGGGCTCAACCAGTCGCTGGAGAAGGCCGGCCGGGTGGCCGACTTCTTCGAACTGGCGGAGCTGATGTGCATCGACGCCCTGCACCGCGAGGAGTCCTGCGGCGGTCACTTCCGGGCCGAGCACCAGACGCCCGACGGTGAGGCGGAGCGCGACGACGACCGCTTCGCGTACGTGGCGGCCTGGGAGTTCACCGCCACCGGCGAGCCCTCGGTGCTGCACAAGGAAGACCTGAACTTCGAATACGTCCACCCCACGCAGCGGAGCTACAAGTGA
- a CDS encoding succinate dehydrogenase/fumarate reductase iron-sulfur subunit, with the protein MNLTLRIWRQSGPEDKGRMVTYKVDDVSPDMSFLEMLDVLNERLILAGEEPVAFDHDCREGICGMCGLMINGDAHGPQRGTTACQLHMRQFSDGETIDIEPWRARAFPVIKDLVVNRGAFDKIIAAGGYITAPTGSAPEAHSTPVAKANADAAFEAAECIGCGACVAACPNGSAMLFTAAKVTQLSLLPQGQPERYTRVVGMVDAHDEAGFGGCTNAGECTVVCPKGIPLNTIGRLNRDFLMATSKRGDNTPGS; encoded by the coding sequence GTGAACCTGACCCTGCGCATCTGGCGCCAGTCCGGCCCCGAGGACAAGGGTCGGATGGTGACCTACAAGGTCGACGACGTCTCCCCCGACATGTCCTTCCTGGAGATGCTCGACGTCCTCAACGAGCGGCTGATCCTCGCCGGCGAGGAGCCGGTGGCGTTCGACCACGACTGCCGCGAGGGCATCTGCGGCATGTGCGGCCTGATGATCAACGGCGACGCGCACGGGCCGCAGCGCGGCACCACCGCCTGCCAGCTGCACATGCGGCAGTTCTCCGACGGCGAGACGATCGACATCGAGCCGTGGCGGGCCCGGGCCTTCCCGGTCATCAAGGACCTGGTGGTCAACCGGGGCGCGTTCGACAAGATCATCGCGGCCGGCGGCTACATCACCGCGCCGACCGGCAGCGCCCCCGAGGCGCACTCGACCCCGGTCGCCAAGGCCAACGCGGACGCCGCCTTCGAGGCGGCGGAGTGCATCGGCTGCGGCGCCTGCGTGGCGGCCTGCCCGAACGGCTCCGCGATGCTCTTCACCGCCGCGAAGGTCACCCAGCTCTCGCTGCTGCCGCAGGGCCAGCCGGAGCGCTACACCCGGGTGGTCGGCATGGTCGACGCGCACGACGAGGCCGGCTTCGGCGGCTGCACCAACGCCGGTGAGTGCACCGTGGTCTGTCCCAAGGGCATCCCGCTGAACACCATCGGCCGGCTCAACCGCGACTTCCTGATGGCCACCTCGAAGCGGGGCGACAACACCCCCGGTTCCTGA
- a CDS encoding zinc-dependent alcohol dehydrogenase, whose amino-acid sequence MKALTWQGKRDVRVEDVPDPRIEEPTDAVVRITSTAICGSDLHLYEVLGPFLKPGDVLGHEPMGIVEEVGPGVTRLKPGDRVVVPFNISCGSCWMCDRQLYAQCETTQVTAEGKGAALFGYTSLYGSVPGGQAEYLRVPHAQFGPIKVPDAGPDERWLYLSDILPTAWQAVKYADTPRGGTLAVFGLGPVGQFCARIGRHLGADRVIGLDLVPERLAMARRHGIEVLDVSELDDVPGALIDLVDGRGPDAVIDAVGMEAHGAPLGKLAQTAAGLLPDKLAQTMTDKVGVDRLVVLKAALKAVRRGGTVSVSGVYGGEVDPMPLMEMFDRGVQLRMGQCHVRRWTDEIIPLLSGDDDPLGVADLRTHRVPLAQAPQAYEMFQKKEDGCVKVVLAP is encoded by the coding sequence ATGAAGGCGCTGACCTGGCAGGGCAAACGGGACGTACGGGTGGAGGATGTGCCCGATCCGCGGATCGAGGAGCCGACCGACGCCGTCGTCCGGATCACCTCGACCGCGATCTGCGGCTCGGACCTGCACCTGTACGAGGTGCTCGGGCCGTTCCTGAAGCCCGGCGACGTCCTCGGCCACGAGCCGATGGGCATCGTGGAGGAGGTGGGCCCGGGGGTGACCCGCCTCAAGCCGGGCGACCGGGTGGTGGTGCCGTTCAACATCTCCTGCGGCTCCTGCTGGATGTGCGACCGGCAGCTGTACGCGCAGTGCGAGACCACGCAGGTCACCGCCGAGGGCAAGGGCGCCGCGCTGTTCGGCTACACCTCGCTCTACGGCTCGGTACCCGGCGGGCAGGCCGAGTACCTGCGGGTGCCGCACGCCCAGTTCGGCCCGATCAAGGTGCCCGACGCCGGGCCCGACGAACGCTGGCTCTACCTGTCCGACATCCTGCCGACCGCCTGGCAGGCGGTGAAGTACGCCGACACCCCGCGCGGCGGCACCCTCGCCGTCTTCGGGCTCGGGCCGGTCGGCCAGTTCTGCGCCCGTATCGGCCGGCACCTCGGCGCGGACCGGGTCATCGGGCTGGACCTGGTGCCGGAGCGGTTGGCGATGGCCCGCCGGCACGGCATCGAGGTCCTCGACGTCAGCGAGCTGGACGACGTGCCCGGCGCGCTGATCGACCTCGTCGACGGGCGCGGCCCCGACGCGGTCATCGACGCGGTGGGCATGGAGGCCCACGGCGCGCCCCTCGGCAAGCTCGCCCAGACCGCCGCCGGGCTGCTGCCCGACAAGCTCGCGCAGACCATGACCGACAAGGTCGGCGTCGACCGGCTGGTCGTACTCAAGGCCGCGCTCAAGGCCGTGCGCCGGGGCGGCACCGTCTCCGTCTCCGGCGTCTACGGCGGCGAGGTCGACCCGATGCCGCTCATGGAGATGTTCGACCGGGGCGTCCAGCTGCGCATGGGGCAGTGCCACGTACGCCGGTGGACCGACGAGATCATCCCGCTGCTCTCGGGCGACGACGACCCGCTGGGCGTGGCGGACCTGCGTACCCACCGGGTGCCGCTGGCGCAGGCGCCGCAGGCGTACGAGATGTTCCAGAAGAAGGAGGACGGCTGCGTCAAGGTCGTGCTGGCACCGTGA
- a CDS encoding SDR family NAD(P)-dependent oxidoreductase has product MTRTVVVTGATSGIGRAAARAFAERGDRLVLAARSPVALAAVGDECRAAGAQALEVPTDVTADGALAALADAALGRFGGVDVWVHTAAVMAYGRFEETPERVFEQVVRTDLLAAAAVARVALRRFRADGGGTLILTGSVLGHITAPYMSGYVASKWGLQGLTRTLQQEARETPGVHVCIVNPGSVDTPVYQRAANYLGRVGRPPLPVTTPERVARAIVDCADRPRREVSVGRVNTVMRVGFTVFPGVYDALVGPLMRLAGLTDRPIAPHDGTVFAPDPAAASVRGGWLPDLARVARAVGELPGPVVAAVRRRLR; this is encoded by the coding sequence GTGACCCGGACGGTGGTCGTGACCGGCGCGACCAGCGGGATCGGCCGGGCGGCGGCCCGGGCCTTCGCCGAACGCGGAGACCGGCTCGTGCTCGCCGCCCGTTCCCCCGTCGCACTCGCCGCCGTCGGCGACGAGTGCCGGGCCGCCGGCGCGCAGGCGCTGGAGGTGCCCACCGACGTCACCGCCGACGGCGCGCTCGCGGCGCTCGCCGACGCGGCCCTCGGCCGGTTCGGCGGCGTCGACGTCTGGGTGCACACCGCGGCGGTGATGGCGTACGGCCGGTTCGAGGAGACCCCGGAGCGGGTCTTCGAGCAGGTGGTACGCACCGACCTGCTCGCCGCCGCCGCGGTGGCCCGGGTGGCGCTGCGCCGGTTCCGGGCCGACGGCGGGGGGACGCTCATCCTCACCGGATCGGTGCTGGGGCACATCACCGCGCCGTACATGAGCGGCTACGTGGCGAGCAAGTGGGGGTTGCAGGGGCTGACCCGCACGTTGCAGCAGGAGGCCCGGGAGACCCCGGGCGTGCACGTGTGCATCGTGAACCCCGGCAGCGTGGACACCCCGGTCTACCAGCGGGCCGCAAACTACCTCGGCCGCGTCGGCCGACCCCCGCTGCCGGTCACCACCCCGGAACGGGTGGCCCGGGCCATCGTGGACTGCGCCGACCGGCCCCGCCGGGAGGTGTCGGTGGGCCGGGTCAACACGGTCATGCGGGTCGGCTTCACCGTGTTCCCCGGCGTCTACGACGCCCTCGTCGGGCCGTTGATGCGGCTGGCCGGGCTGACCGACCGTCCTATCGCGCCGCACGACGGCACGGTGTTCGCGCCGGACCCGGCCGCCGCGTCGGTACGCGGCGGCTGGCTGCCCGACCTGGCACGGGTGGCGCGGGCCGTCGGGGAACTGCCCGGCCCGGTCGTCGCGGCCGTCCGGCGTCGGCTGCGGTGA
- a CDS encoding serine hydrolase, with the protein MNRRTALGLGTVATAGTVLGAATPAVAAPEVAEPAPTTPRQAARRVAAIYERETVAAGGNWQAYVSVADPAGAPQVAVSDEPDRRLEAYSVNKIAVAVAVLDKVDRGLLTLDQRVEVTEAIVVPGGDGMFSLDGAYPSFVTLGHVLANLLTVSDDTAVRLCGLVCPAAELNDILRGKGFPNTQVQPVANPNRFFLGTSTPRETHDLLRALVAGTLLSPAGTAFVLRLLRAPVAYTDGIRRVMSSTERARVATKAGWFADARHEAGVIFDMAGAPVLTYALFADGQAEPDDYGATHPAVAARARMGRRFLAAVDRLTGTGVTHRPTAQRPSNGG; encoded by the coding sequence GTGAACCGCAGGACCGCGCTGGGACTGGGCACGGTGGCCACGGCGGGAACGGTGCTCGGCGCCGCGACGCCGGCCGTCGCCGCCCCCGAGGTCGCCGAGCCGGCTCCGACGACGCCCCGGCAGGCGGCCCGCCGGGTGGCCGCGATCTACGAGCGGGAGACGGTGGCAGCGGGGGGCAACTGGCAGGCGTACGTCAGCGTCGCCGACCCGGCCGGCGCACCGCAGGTGGCGGTCTCCGACGAGCCCGACCGGCGCCTCGAGGCGTACAGCGTCAACAAGATCGCGGTGGCCGTGGCGGTGCTCGACAAGGTCGACCGGGGGCTGCTGACGCTCGACCAGCGGGTCGAGGTGACCGAGGCGATCGTGGTGCCCGGCGGCGACGGCATGTTCAGCCTCGACGGGGCGTACCCGAGCTTCGTGACGCTCGGCCACGTGCTGGCCAACCTGCTGACCGTCTCCGACGACACGGCCGTGCGGCTCTGCGGCCTGGTCTGCCCCGCCGCCGAACTCAACGACATCCTGCGCGGCAAGGGCTTCCCGAACACCCAGGTGCAGCCGGTGGCCAACCCCAACCGGTTCTTCCTCGGCACCAGCACGCCCCGGGAGACCCACGACCTGCTGCGCGCGCTGGTGGCCGGCACGCTGCTCTCGCCGGCCGGCACGGCGTTCGTGCTGCGGCTGCTGCGCGCCCCCGTCGCGTACACCGACGGGATCCGGCGGGTCATGTCCTCCACCGAGCGGGCCCGGGTCGCCACGAAGGCGGGCTGGTTCGCCGACGCCCGGCACGAGGCCGGGGTGATCTTCGACATGGCCGGCGCGCCCGTGCTCACGTACGCCCTCTTCGCCGACGGCCAGGCCGAGCCGGACGACTACGGCGCCACGCACCCCGCCGTCGCGGCCCGCGCCCGGATGGGCCGGCGCTTCCTCGCCGCGGTCGACCGTCTCACCGGCACCGGCGTCACCCACCGACCGACCGCGCAGCGACCCAGCAACGGCGGCTGA
- a CDS encoding MBL fold metallo-hydrolase → MGAPAERAGPEGTLGRRLRGAAGLAALAGLAWVARDVPAALGGRLTGARAERAARSPRFHDGAFRNPGGSRSMAGTPDRNLVRELLFGKQKRRPSVAVPLLRPGTAPAADAGRELNVVWYGHASALIEIEGRRVLLDPVWSDRCSPSSLVGPRRLHRPPVRLDELPPVDAILISHDHYDHLDMATVQALLGSQSAPFLVPLGVGAHLDRWGVPAGRIVELDWAESHRVAELEITATAAQHFSGRGLRRDGTLWSSWVVAGAHRKVFYTGDSGYFDGYAEIGERHGPFDVTLMQIGAYDRAWPSIHMFPEEAVAAHLDLRGGLLVPVHWATFNLALHDWSEPVDRIWAEAKARDVRLAVPRPGERVVVDDPPAVDGWWQAVA, encoded by the coding sequence ATGGGCGCACCAGCGGAACGTGCGGGACCCGAGGGGACCCTCGGACGGCGGCTGCGCGGGGCGGCCGGGCTGGCCGCGCTGGCCGGGCTCGCGTGGGTGGCCCGGGACGTGCCGGCGGCGCTCGGCGGCCGGCTCACCGGCGCCCGCGCGGAGCGGGCCGCCCGCTCGCCCCGGTTCCACGACGGCGCCTTCCGCAACCCGGGTGGCTCCCGCTCGATGGCCGGCACCCCCGACCGCAACCTGGTCCGCGAGCTGCTCTTCGGCAAGCAGAAGCGCCGGCCGAGCGTCGCCGTGCCGCTGCTGCGCCCCGGCACCGCCCCGGCCGCCGACGCGGGACGTGAGCTGAACGTCGTCTGGTACGGCCACGCCTCCGCCCTGATCGAGATCGAGGGCCGACGGGTGCTGCTCGACCCGGTGTGGAGCGACCGGTGCTCCCCGTCGAGCCTCGTCGGTCCGCGCCGCCTGCACCGGCCACCGGTGCGCCTCGACGAACTGCCCCCGGTCGACGCGATCCTGATCTCGCACGACCACTACGACCACCTCGACATGGCGACCGTCCAGGCGCTGCTGGGCAGCCAGTCGGCGCCGTTCCTCGTGCCCCTGGGCGTGGGCGCGCACCTGGACCGCTGGGGCGTACCGGCCGGGCGGATCGTCGAGCTGGACTGGGCGGAGAGCCACCGGGTGGCGGAGCTGGAGATCACCGCCACCGCCGCCCAGCACTTCTCCGGCCGGGGGCTGCGCCGCGACGGCACGCTCTGGAGCTCCTGGGTCGTCGCCGGCGCGCACCGGAAGGTCTTCTACACCGGCGACTCCGGCTACTTCGACGGCTACGCCGAGATCGGCGAGCGGCACGGGCCGTTCGACGTGACGCTGATGCAGATCGGCGCGTACGACCGGGCCTGGCCGAGCATCCACATGTTCCCCGAGGAGGCCGTCGCCGCACACCTCGACCTGCGCGGCGGGCTGCTCGTGCCGGTGCACTGGGCGACGTTCAACCTGGCCCTGCACGACTGGTCCGAGCCGGTGGACCGGATCTGGGCCGAGGCGAAGGCCCGGGACGTGCGCCTCGCCGTGCCCCGCCCCGGCGAGCGGGTGGTGGTGGACGACCCGCCCGCCGTCGACGGCTGGTGGCAGGCCGTCGCCTGA
- a CDS encoding deoxyguanosinetriphosphate triphosphohydrolase family protein, with protein MEPPADPRARRLFGGSARALGDLAASPFRADRDRIVASPFFARLNGVTQVVSPGGSGLLVHNRLTHSLKVAQVARAIAERLTADGRHRDLLEKLGGCDPDVVEAAALAHDLGHPPFGHLGERVLDRLARQRLGLTDGFEGNAQSYRIVTSTEIRGAATTGLDLTAAVRAALLKYPWTRLDHPDPHPRLLDPPPRGATPPPDDPGSGSSKFGAYRTEIGDLRQAREPFVGRIPDWQQTPEASIMDTADDIAYAIHDVEDFYRVGVLQQGAVAAELMAWQRESGHLRAITDAALAAAARRPGSAIERLRRQLHRKDAWIADDEAFAAAVEHVREELVEGLLAMPFDGSIEAEQYVARFSARWTTRFVDAITVVEQPAVRSGHVLLAPAQWHEVQVLKFVHHRFVLARPDLALHQRGQARLLGTLVEALLEWLLDPEEESRLPRRLHDLVELAEAELHPRTPDRIGKARGRAIVDFVAQLTDGQAVAMLDALSGRSGALWTDAFVL; from the coding sequence ATGGAACCTCCCGCGGACCCGCGCGCCCGGCGGCTCTTCGGCGGCAGTGCCCGGGCGCTCGGCGACCTGGCCGCCAGCCCGTTCCGGGCCGACCGCGACCGCATCGTGGCCTCGCCGTTCTTCGCCCGGCTCAACGGCGTCACCCAGGTCGTCAGCCCCGGCGGCTCCGGCCTGCTCGTGCACAACCGGCTCACCCACAGCCTCAAGGTGGCGCAGGTCGCGCGGGCCATCGCCGAGCGGCTCACCGCCGACGGCCGGCACCGCGACCTGCTGGAGAAGCTGGGCGGCTGCGACCCGGACGTGGTGGAGGCCGCCGCGCTCGCCCACGACCTCGGCCACCCGCCGTTCGGGCACCTGGGGGAGCGGGTGCTGGACCGGCTGGCCCGCCAGCGCCTCGGGCTGACCGACGGCTTCGAGGGCAACGCCCAGTCGTACCGGATCGTCACCAGCACCGAGATCCGCGGCGCGGCGACCACCGGCCTGGACCTCACGGCGGCGGTGCGGGCCGCGCTGCTGAAGTACCCGTGGACGCGGCTGGACCATCCCGACCCGCACCCCCGGCTGCTGGACCCGCCGCCGCGCGGCGCCACCCCGCCGCCGGACGACCCGGGCAGCGGCTCGTCGAAGTTCGGGGCGTACCGCACGGAGATCGGCGACCTGCGGCAGGCCCGGGAGCCGTTCGTGGGGCGCATCCCGGACTGGCAGCAGACCCCCGAAGCGTCGATCATGGACACCGCCGACGACATCGCGTACGCGATCCACGACGTCGAGGACTTCTACCGGGTCGGGGTGCTCCAGCAGGGTGCCGTGGCCGCCGAGCTGATGGCCTGGCAGCGCGAGAGCGGGCACCTGCGAGCGATCACCGACGCGGCCCTGGCCGCCGCCGCCCGCCGACCCGGCTCGGCGATCGAGCGGCTGCGCCGCCAACTGCACCGCAAGGACGCCTGGATCGCCGACGACGAGGCGTTCGCCGCCGCCGTCGAGCACGTCCGCGAGGAGCTGGTGGAGGGGCTGCTGGCCATGCCCTTCGACGGCTCCATCGAGGCCGAGCAGTACGTGGCCCGGTTCTCCGCCCGCTGGACGACCCGCTTCGTCGATGCGATCACGGTGGTCGAACAGCCGGCGGTGCGCTCCGGGCACGTGCTGCTCGCCCCCGCACAGTGGCACGAGGTGCAGGTGCTCAAGTTCGTCCACCACCGGTTCGTGCTGGCCCGGCCCGACCTGGCCCTGCACCAGCGCGGGCAGGCCCGGCTGCTGGGCACCCTGGTGGAGGCGCTGCTGGAGTGGCTCCTCGACCCCGAGGAGGAGTCCCGGTTGCCGCGCCGGCTGCACGACCTGGTGGAGTTGGCCGAGGCGGAGCTGCACCCGCGTACGCCGGACCGGATCGGCAAGGCGCGCGGGCGGGCGATCGTTGACTTCGTCGCCCAGCTCACCGACGGCCAGGCGGTCGCCATGCTGGACGCCCTGTCGGGCCGCTCCGGGGCGCTCTGGACCGACGCCTTCGTGCTCTGA